In the genome of Cupriavidus taiwanensis, one region contains:
- a CDS encoding TetR/AcrR family transcriptional regulator: MMKKFAAISLTQEAANASSQAKRPRRTQAERVAESDRRLLEAATRLVAERGYTHTTLEATGIEAGYSRGLVQHRFGTKDGLLEELIKHIADTHRERLLARMRGLRGLDAIFCEIDCYLEGMDNPSVNSRAFFVLMLESIGPAPHIRPTFAAISARWHRAITRHIEAGQRAGEIRPDIDAANEAQLLIATVRGLRTQSMLSPTTSNVAVAIQALKNSLSARLRVPLQQD, translated from the coding sequence ATGATGAAAAAGTTTGCTGCTATCTCTTTGACCCAAGAGGCCGCAAATGCGTCCTCCCAGGCGAAGCGCCCACGTCGAACGCAGGCCGAACGCGTCGCGGAATCTGATCGCCGCCTCCTGGAAGCGGCAACCCGCCTGGTCGCCGAGCGTGGCTACACCCATACAACGCTCGAGGCCACAGGCATTGAAGCGGGCTATAGCCGAGGCCTGGTACAGCACCGCTTCGGTACCAAAGACGGTCTGCTCGAAGAGCTCATCAAGCACATCGCAGACACCCACCGCGAGCGCTTGCTGGCGCGCATGCGCGGGCTCAGGGGTCTGGATGCCATCTTTTGCGAAATCGACTGCTATCTGGAAGGCATGGACAACCCGTCCGTCAATTCCCGCGCGTTCTTTGTGCTGATGCTCGAATCCATCGGGCCGGCGCCACATATCCGACCGACTTTCGCAGCCATCAGTGCACGCTGGCACCGCGCTATCACGCGGCACATCGAAGCCGGCCAGCGAGCCGGCGAGATTCGCCCTGACATCGACGCAGCAAATGAAGCGCAGTTGCTGATCGCCACCGTACGCGGTCTGCGCACGCAATCCATGCTGAGTCCGACGACCAGCAATGTCGCGGTCGCCATCCAGGCGCTGAAGAACAGCCTGAGCGCCCGGCTGCGCGTGCCACTACAACAAGACTAG
- a CDS encoding PepSY-associated TM helix domain-containing protein: MTDTQPAAGQQRRAFWLKHLHQWHWISSAICLVGMMLFAVTGFTLNHAGQIEARPAVQTRHATLPMRVLEQVRSAAPAETAQASETRAPVPAVLADWLAQALDIDASGREAEWSADEIYVALPRPGGDAWVSIALDSGEAQYESTSRGAISYLNDLHKGRNTGAAWSLFLDAFALACLVFCVTGLFLLKLHAGGRVATWPLVGLGLVVPVLLAILFIH; this comes from the coding sequence ATGACCGACACCCAGCCGGCCGCCGGCCAGCAGCGCCGCGCCTTCTGGCTCAAGCATCTCCATCAGTGGCACTGGATCAGTTCCGCGATCTGCCTGGTCGGGATGATGCTGTTCGCGGTCACCGGCTTCACGCTGAACCACGCGGGCCAGATCGAGGCCAGGCCCGCAGTGCAGACCCGTCACGCGACGCTGCCCATGCGCGTGCTCGAACAGGTCCGGAGCGCGGCCCCGGCTGAGACCGCCCAGGCAAGCGAGACCAGGGCGCCGGTGCCGGCGGTGCTGGCCGACTGGCTGGCGCAGGCGCTGGATATCGACGCCAGCGGGCGCGAGGCGGAATGGTCCGCCGATGAAATCTACGTGGCGCTGCCGCGCCCGGGCGGCGACGCCTGGGTCAGCATCGCCCTCGACAGCGGTGAGGCGCAGTACGAGAGCACCTCGCGCGGGGCCATCTCGTACCTGAACGACCTGCACAAGGGCCGCAACACCGGCGCGGCGTGGAGCCTGTTCCTGGACGCGTTCGCGCTGGCGTGCCTGGTGTTCTGCGTGACCGGCCTGTTCCTGCTCAAGCTGCATGCCGGCGGGCGCGTGGCGACCTGGCCGCTGGTGGGGCTGGGGCTGGTAGTGCCGGTGCTGCTGGCGATCCTGTTTATCCACTGA
- a CDS encoding Bug family tripartite tricarboxylate transporter substrate binding protein: MKVIATMLLGAASLIASATSAQPAYPARPIRLIVGFAAGSITDITARQIAVGMGKELGQPVVVDNRTGAGGNIASAELARARPDGYTLMATTPGQLVVNPLTQKAIGFDPETRFTLISLVNEGPFVLVVPANSRFQSVPQLVAWGKTNGGKLTYASAGIGTTSHIAAEMLQVFGGIKAVHVPYRGGSQATNDLIAGRVDFMVDSLGSVAQQVQAGQIRVLATGGASRLPQFPDIPTLSETYPDFIASSWLGVTGPPGLAPAVVTALARAVERSARDPHFVASLEQRGGRVAKPGPEAFSALVDKERARVERTILRAGITLE; encoded by the coding sequence GTGAAGGTCATCGCAACCATGCTGCTTGGGGCGGCAAGTTTGATTGCTTCGGCGACATCTGCACAGCCGGCTTATCCAGCCCGGCCGATCCGTTTGATAGTAGGCTTCGCCGCCGGCAGCATCACTGACATCACGGCGCGGCAGATTGCCGTCGGAATGGGTAAAGAGCTGGGCCAGCCTGTCGTGGTGGACAACCGCACCGGCGCCGGCGGCAATATCGCCAGCGCCGAGCTGGCGCGGGCTCGCCCCGACGGCTACACGCTAATGGCGACTACACCCGGGCAGCTGGTGGTGAATCCGTTGACCCAGAAAGCCATCGGCTTCGACCCTGAGACCAGGTTCACGCTCATCAGCCTCGTCAATGAGGGTCCCTTCGTCTTGGTGGTGCCAGCAAATTCCAGATTCCAAAGCGTGCCGCAGCTGGTAGCGTGGGGCAAGACCAATGGGGGCAAGCTCACCTACGCCTCGGCCGGCATCGGCACAACCTCGCACATCGCTGCCGAGATGTTGCAGGTATTCGGCGGCATCAAGGCCGTGCATGTGCCCTATCGCGGAGGCTCGCAGGCGACCAACGACCTCATTGCGGGGCGTGTCGATTTCATGGTCGACAGTCTCGGCTCCGTCGCGCAGCAAGTGCAGGCAGGTCAGATCCGGGTTCTGGCAACGGGTGGCGCCAGCCGCCTGCCTCAGTTTCCGGACATACCGACGCTATCGGAAACGTACCCGGACTTCATCGCTTCGTCCTGGCTAGGCGTGACAGGGCCGCCAGGTCTTGCGCCGGCTGTCGTCACCGCCCTGGCCAGGGCGGTCGAACGCAGCGCACGCGATCCACATTTCGTGGCAAGCCTCGAGCAGCGCGGCGGCCGTGTCGCCAAGCCGGGACCGGAGGCGTTCTCGGCGCTGGTGGACAAGGAACGCGCTCGCGTCGAGCGCACTATCCTGAGGGCGGGAATCACGCTTGAATGA
- a CDS encoding FAD:protein FMN transferase codes for MNRVLVPVALSAPPSPPAAGARLQRWGGPTMGTSWSVAALLPPQADAGAIGAIGAGIRAVLARVIAQMSNWDADSDLSRFNRAPPGSWHALPGDCFAVLQTALQVARDSGGAYDPSAGPLVDLWGFGPAPGPARRAPPSPDQVQAARGRCGWARIEVDVAGRRARQPGGVALDLCAIAKGFAVDAVARYLCEQGLEHHLTEIGGELRGHGVKPDGMPWWVALEAPPGPGSDAAQQTLVALHGLSVATSGDYRRYFDSEGRRFAHTIDPRTGYPASHALASVTVIHPQCMLADALSTALTVLGPDAGMAHARRHGIAARFLVRTANGFLEHLSPAFAAMLA; via the coding sequence GTGAATCGCGTCCTGGTACCCGTTGCGCTGAGCGCGCCGCCCAGTCCGCCCGCCGCCGGGGCGCGCCTGCAGCGCTGGGGCGGGCCCACCATGGGCACCAGCTGGTCGGTGGCGGCGCTGCTGCCGCCGCAAGCGGATGCCGGCGCCATCGGTGCCATCGGCGCCGGCATCCGGGCCGTGCTCGCGCGCGTGATCGCGCAGATGAGCAACTGGGACGCGGATTCGGACCTGAGCCGGTTCAACCGCGCGCCGCCGGGCAGCTGGCACGCCTTGCCGGGGGATTGCTTTGCGGTGCTGCAGACCGCGCTGCAGGTGGCACGCGACAGCGGCGGCGCCTATGACCCAAGCGCGGGGCCGCTGGTCGACCTGTGGGGCTTCGGCCCGGCCCCGGGGCCGGCACGCCGCGCACCGCCGTCGCCAGACCAGGTCCAGGCCGCGCGCGGCCGTTGCGGCTGGGCCCGCATCGAAGTCGATGTAGCCGGCAGGCGTGCCCGCCAGCCGGGCGGCGTGGCGCTGGACTTGTGCGCCATCGCCAAGGGCTTCGCCGTCGACGCGGTGGCGCGCTACCTGTGCGAACAGGGCCTGGAGCACCACCTGACCGAGATCGGCGGCGAACTGCGCGGCCATGGTGTCAAGCCCGACGGCATGCCGTGGTGGGTCGCGCTGGAAGCGCCGCCGGGGCCTGGCAGCGATGCCGCGCAGCAAACGCTGGTGGCGCTGCACGGGCTGTCGGTGGCCACCTCCGGCGACTACCGGCGCTACTTCGACAGCGAGGGCCGCCGCTTTGCCCATACCATCGATCCGCGCACCGGCTATCCGGCCAGCCACGCGCTGGCCTCGGTCACGGTGATCCACCCGCAGTGCATGCTGGCCGATGCGCTGTCCACCGCGCTGACCGTGCTGGGCCCCGACGCCGGCATGGCGCACGCGCGCCGCCACGGCATTGCCGCGCGCTTCCTGGTGCGCACCGCAAACGGTTTTCTCGAACATCTTTCACCGGCGTTTGCCGCGATGCTGGCATGA
- a CDS encoding DUF2271 domain-containing protein has protein sequence MRRLLSVSLTGMAAVPLAGPALAADLNVKVDIPRLSVAEYHRPYVALWVERADQSPVQTLAVWYDGKLKDGEGTKWLKDMRQWWRKAGRDLHMPADGISGATRAPGEHSVSFSDGKAPLGKLPAGNYQLVVEAAREVGGRELLRVPFTWPPQSAQTARAKGEHELGGVTVDLKP, from the coding sequence ATGCGCCGACTGCTCTCCGTCTCCCTGACCGGCATGGCCGCCGTGCCGCTGGCCGGCCCCGCGCTGGCCGCGGACCTGAACGTCAAGGTCGATATCCCGCGCCTGAGCGTGGCCGAATACCACCGGCCCTATGTGGCGCTGTGGGTCGAGCGCGCCGACCAGAGCCCGGTGCAGACGCTGGCGGTCTGGTACGACGGCAAGCTCAAGGACGGCGAGGGCACCAAGTGGCTCAAGGACATGCGCCAGTGGTGGCGCAAGGCCGGCCGCGACCTGCACATGCCGGCCGACGGCATCTCCGGCGCCACGCGCGCGCCGGGCGAGCACAGCGTCAGCTTCAGCGACGGCAAGGCCCCGCTGGGCAAGCTGCCCGCGGGCAACTACCAGCTGGTGGTGGAGGCCGCGCGTGAAGTCGGCGGGCGCGAGCTGCTGCGCGTGCCGTTCACGTGGCCGCCGCAATCGGCACAGACCGCCCGCGCCAAGGGCGAACACGAACTCGGCGGCGTCACCGTCGACCTGAAGCCTTAA
- a CDS encoding DUF4198 domain-containing protein, with protein sequence MKPSLMSAASSRLAVRAAVLALAALAPLAAHAHRQWLLPSATVLSGSDPWVTVDAAVSNDLFYFEHVPMRLDNLQVTAPDGSAVKAENAATGKYRSTFDLHLTQPGTYRVAVVNNGLFASYKIDGQAKRWRGSAENFAREVPANAQDLQVTQAEGRIESFVTAGKPSDKGLRTVGRGLELAPITHPNDLVAGDTASFRLLLDGKPASNLKVAVVPGGIRYRDQLQEFSATTDADGKFSVKWPAAGMYWMEAEVKDDKTTFKQARSRRAVYAVTVEVLPQ encoded by the coding sequence ATGAAACCTTCCCTGATGTCCGCCGCATCTTCCCGCCTGGCAGTGCGCGCCGCTGTCCTGGCGCTGGCCGCGCTCGCGCCGCTGGCCGCGCACGCGCACCGCCAGTGGCTGCTGCCGTCGGCGACCGTGCTGTCCGGCAGCGATCCGTGGGTGACCGTCGACGCCGCAGTCTCCAACGACCTGTTCTACTTCGAGCACGTGCCGATGCGGCTCGACAACCTGCAGGTGACCGCCCCCGACGGCAGCGCCGTCAAGGCCGAGAACGCGGCCACCGGCAAGTACCGCAGCACCTTCGACCTGCACCTGACCCAGCCCGGCACGTACCGCGTGGCGGTGGTCAACAACGGCCTGTTCGCCAGCTACAAGATCGACGGCCAGGCCAAGCGCTGGCGCGGCAGCGCCGAGAACTTCGCCAGGGAAGTCCCGGCCAACGCGCAGGACCTGCAGGTCACGCAGGCCGAGGGCCGCATCGAATCCTTCGTCACCGCCGGCAAGCCCAGCGACAAGGGCCTGCGCACCGTCGGCCGCGGCCTGGAGCTGGCGCCGATCACGCACCCGAACGACCTGGTCGCCGGCGACACCGCCAGCTTCCGCCTGCTGCTCGACGGCAAGCCCGCCAGCAACCTGAAGGTGGCGGTGGTGCCGGGCGGCATCCGCTACCGCGACCAGCTGCAGGAATTCAGCGCCACCACCGACGCCGACGGCAAGTTCAGCGTCAAGTGGCCGGCCGCGGGCATGTACTGGATGGAAGCCGAGGTCAAGGACGACAAGACCACCTTCAAGCAGGCCAGGTCGCGCCGCGCCGTCTATGCGGTGACGGTGGAAGTGCTGCCGCAATAA
- a CDS encoding sulfite reductase subunit alpha, giving the protein MSGRTRSWAIAGAGWLAAAGGAALSVLGPSRMAMAAGVVAAYAGFCGAVVAHHRQRRARVAALAGSEDGATLVVYASQTGFAEQLALQTATALQGAGLPVQLLSLAEADGRRLRACRQALFVVSTTGEGDAPDSASGFARRLLAGADGLHRLRYGILALGDSSYARFCAFGHALEGWLQRQRAQPLFDLIEVDNGDAGALRHWQNHLSALSGGAEIADWERPRYEHWRLAQRHHLNPGSQGAPAFHLVLVPPDGAAPGWQAGDIAEIGPCHAPAEVDRLLAQLGLDGATPVRCDGADTTLAAAMATRMPLPAPHLAAMQGVAPQQLVDALAPLPHREYSIASLPRDGRLELLVRQTRHDDGRLGLASGWLTEHAALGNRIALRIRANRGFHPPADERPLILVGNGTGLAGLRAQLKARAAAGRRRNWLLFGERSAQHDAFFAGELARWRADGTLARVDHAWSRDVGAPRYVQDALRLQADGVRQWVADGAAIYVCGSLQGMAGGVHDALAEILGEEALRRLADDGGYRRDVY; this is encoded by the coding sequence ATGAGCGGCCGCACCAGGTCGTGGGCCATCGCCGGCGCTGGCTGGCTTGCCGCGGCCGGCGGCGCGGCGTTGTCCGTGCTGGGGCCGTCGCGCATGGCCATGGCCGCTGGGGTGGTCGCCGCGTACGCGGGGTTTTGCGGCGCGGTGGTGGCGCATCACCGCCAGCGGCGCGCGCGGGTGGCGGCGCTGGCCGGCTCGGAAGACGGCGCGACGCTGGTGGTCTATGCCAGCCAGACCGGGTTTGCCGAACAGCTGGCGCTGCAGACCGCTACCGCGCTGCAGGGCGCGGGCCTGCCGGTGCAGCTGCTGTCGCTGGCCGAGGCCGATGGCCGCCGCCTGCGGGCATGCCGCCAGGCCCTGTTCGTGGTCAGCACCACCGGCGAGGGCGACGCACCCGACAGCGCGTCGGGCTTCGCCCGCCGCCTGCTGGCGGGCGCCGATGGCCTGCACCGGTTGCGCTACGGCATCCTCGCGCTCGGCGACAGCAGCTACGCGCGCTTCTGCGCCTTCGGCCATGCGCTGGAGGGCTGGCTGCAGCGCCAGCGCGCGCAGCCGCTGTTCGACCTGATCGAAGTCGACAACGGCGACGCCGGCGCGCTGCGCCACTGGCAGAACCACCTGTCGGCGCTCAGCGGCGGCGCCGAGATCGCCGACTGGGAACGTCCGCGCTATGAACACTGGCGGCTGGCGCAGCGCCATCACCTGAATCCCGGCAGCCAGGGCGCGCCGGCCTTCCATCTGGTGCTGGTGCCGCCGGACGGCGCGGCGCCGGGCTGGCAGGCCGGCGACATTGCCGAGATCGGCCCGTGCCACGCGCCGGCCGAAGTCGACCGGTTGCTGGCGCAGCTTGGCCTGGACGGCGCTACCCCGGTGCGCTGCGATGGCGCCGACACCACCCTGGCCGCGGCCATGGCCACGCGCATGCCGCTGCCCGCACCGCATCTCGCCGCGATGCAGGGCGTTGCGCCGCAGCAGCTGGTGGATGCGCTGGCGCCGCTGCCGCATCGCGAATATTCGATCGCTTCGCTGCCGCGCGACGGCCGGCTCGAGTTGCTGGTGCGCCAGACCCGTCACGACGATGGCCGCCTGGGCCTGGCCTCGGGCTGGCTGACCGAACACGCCGCGCTTGGCAACCGCATCGCGCTGCGCATCCGCGCCAATCGCGGTTTCCATCCGCCGGCGGACGAGCGGCCGCTGATCCTGGTCGGCAACGGCACCGGGCTGGCCGGGCTGCGGGCCCAGCTCAAGGCCCGCGCTGCGGCCGGGCGGCGGCGCAACTGGCTGCTGTTCGGCGAGCGCTCGGCGCAGCATGACGCCTTCTTCGCCGGGGAACTGGCGCGCTGGCGCGCGGACGGCACGCTGGCCCGCGTGGACCACGCCTGGTCGCGCGACGTTGGCGCGCCGCGCTACGTGCAGGACGCGCTGCGCCTGCAGGCGGATGGCGTGCGGCAATGGGTGGCCGACGGCGCCGCCATTTATGTCTGCGGCAGCCTGCAGGGCATGGCCGGCGGCGTCCATGACGCGCTGGCCGAGATCCTGGGCGAGGAGGCATTGCGCCGCCTGGCCGACGACGGCGGCTACCGGCGCGACGTCTATTGA
- the chrA gene encoding chromate efflux transporter, whose amino-acid sequence MASLPSPSDDTRGHDGPLAVFLIFLRLGLTSFGGPVAHLAFFREELVRRRGWLSEAAYADVVALCQCLPGPASSQTGIALGLARAGYGGALAAWVGFTLPSALAMIVFALGVTHYGMAAAPGVLHGLKLVAVAVVAQAVWGMARTLCVGPVRIAIMLVAAGTVLAWPGPWAQVALMAAAAVAGMALLRPALGGAHEPLRLPVAHRGGVLALALFAALLAGLPLLAQWAADPAVRVFDAFYRAGALVFGGGHVVLPLLDAAVVTPGWVGKEAFLAGYGAAQAMPGPLFSFSAFLGAAMQNPPTGLAGGLLCTLAIFLPGALLVLGALPFWESLRRNQRAQAALAGINAGVVGLLLAALWHPVWTSAVQGPLDIVLVALALVALMRWKLPPWLVVVVAAVAGWLIQA is encoded by the coding sequence ATGGCTTCCTTGCCCAGCCCCTCCGACGACACCCGCGGCCACGACGGGCCGCTAGCCGTGTTCCTGATCTTCCTGCGGCTCGGCCTGACCTCGTTCGGCGGCCCGGTGGCCCACCTGGCGTTTTTCCGCGAGGAACTGGTGCGCCGGCGCGGCTGGCTCAGCGAGGCCGCCTATGCCGATGTGGTTGCGCTGTGCCAGTGCCTGCCCGGACCGGCCAGCAGCCAGACCGGCATCGCGCTGGGGCTGGCGCGCGCCGGCTATGGCGGCGCGCTGGCGGCATGGGTGGGCTTTACGCTGCCGTCGGCGCTGGCCATGATCGTGTTCGCGCTGGGGGTGACCCATTACGGCATGGCGGCGGCGCCGGGCGTGCTGCACGGGCTCAAGCTGGTGGCGGTGGCGGTGGTGGCGCAGGCGGTGTGGGGCATGGCGCGGACGCTGTGCGTCGGTCCGGTGCGCATCGCCATCATGCTGGTGGCCGCCGGCACCGTGCTGGCGTGGCCGGGGCCGTGGGCGCAGGTGGCCCTGATGGCCGCCGCCGCGGTCGCCGGCATGGCCCTGTTGCGACCGGCGCTGGGCGGCGCGCATGAACCGCTGCGCCTGCCGGTGGCGCATCGCGGCGGCGTGCTGGCGCTGGCGCTGTTTGCCGCGCTGCTGGCCGGCCTGCCGCTGCTGGCGCAGTGGGCCGCCGATCCGGCCGTGCGGGTGTTCGATGCCTTTTACCGCGCCGGCGCCCTGGTCTTCGGCGGCGGACACGTGGTTTTGCCACTGCTGGATGCGGCCGTGGTGACCCCTGGCTGGGTCGGGAAGGAAGCCTTCCTGGCCGGCTACGGCGCGGCACAGGCGATGCCGGGGCCGCTGTTTTCCTTCTCCGCGTTCCTCGGAGCGGCCATGCAGAACCCGCCCACCGGCCTGGCCGGCGGACTGCTGTGCACGCTTGCCATCTTCCTGCCCGGCGCGCTGCTGGTGCTGGGCGCGCTGCCTTTCTGGGAAAGCCTGCGCCGCAACCAGCGCGCCCAGGCGGCGCTGGCCGGCATCAACGCCGGCGTGGTCGGGCTGCTGCTGGCGGCGCTATGGCATCCGGTGTGGACCAGCGCGGTGCAGGGCCCGCTGGACATCGTGCTGGTGGCGCTGGCACTGGTGGCGCTGATGCGCTGGAAGCTGCCGCCGTGGCTGGTGGTGGTGGTGGCGGCTGTGGCGGGATGGCTCATTCAAGCGTGA